Within the Drosophila miranda strain MSH22 chromosome Y unlocalized genomic scaffold, D.miranda_PacBio2.1 Contig_Y2_pilon, whole genome shotgun sequence genome, the region ATAATCTGCACGTTCCAAGGCAGCGAGGTGGGCAGCCAGGAGAGGGCGGTCACGATGTCGCAGTCCAGGGGGTTCAGCAGGTGCAGGTCGTCGATGAACAGGAACAGGACGTCGTTGCTCATGTCCTCGACGCGGCGCAGCAGGTTCTGGAACCAGGTGCTGATGTACAGCGGATCGAAGGAGGCGTCCTTGGGTAGGTAGCCCTCGGGGATGTTGAAGATGATCGAGATCTGCTGGCAGATCACGCGCAGCAGCTCCAGGTTGTAGGCCGAGCGCGGCGTGGCCTTGGCGAAGCGGATCACGCGGTGGACCTTCGTCGAGACGAACCAGCCGGCCACCTGCCCGTACAGGGTGCTGATTAGGGCGCTCTTGCCGCTGCCATCCGAGCCGCAAATGAAGTACGGCGCATGCCGGCTGCCGTTCCTGAAGCTCGCCATCAGATTCTGGCGCAGCTGCGGTGGCACCCGCGACTCGATGAGGGCCGCCCCCTCCACATGATCGCGCAGGATGCGCAGGTGAGTGGCGTGCTCGTGAAAGATTTCCTGCAACCAAAAAAAACAGTGCGTTTCACTCATGCAGGCTTGGGGCTTTCGAGCCCCAAAGATGGTGATTACTCGTGCAGGGATTAATGTACGAATTTCAACTGAAATATCGAATGAatgcaattgacaaacaaaCAAAGGTTCTCGTAGTTTTGACAGATTGCAATTTCGGATTACATGCGAAATCCTATGCGCCCACACACATGCAAATAATTTGCATAGAAATTTATTTTATAGCCTTTGAGCTGGCTCCGTCACTGGTCTGGCCACTAATTGGATTTGCCAGCCACATGGCCACACAGCCCGACAGATCCACAGCCTCCTAGCATCCACCCACATCCTTCCTGCCACCGCTCGAACTCCTCTCGGGCCAGATGCTCTTTGGGACCCCTCAGAACCCATTCATTACTTACCGCCGACGCACACACGACTCGCTtacatagatacagatacatatagttaaatatccgcaactcgattttaagttttttaaaaaagacttttattttacaatttaaatatctttatgtcacaagatttaaatgaattccccgacttgactttgggtctgcttgtctcaaacggaactgatctctctgctgctggctagtttccatgagcccttctcttggaactcccgactccggcttcgggcgttgctttcctcggctgcatcttcgtgtcggtggcgtacgtgcctggatcgatatttggggatgcgtcggctttgatgaaaggcatccactgctggcgatcggtgttgcattacatgacggagctaggaatgtgatactccttggttttatgtctagctttgattggtcctcatgagtggcgtgattctaaagaatcgatttctcgagagtggcgtgattctaatgttgatgaaacaatgtgtccattgtttatattatggggggccctagcttggagtatgggaagaaacagttattgattcttgagtggggtcctgttacttgtgtggatggggtggatgaatcgtacataaacataatgtgtataacccccaacgtttgttattagcctgtccctaggcgattaccctcgggtatagtgacggggtgtcaagtgcggtggctgaggttggttcctcttctgcttctattatagggttaatacatttaaccgtgactcttttagaagttttcttaaatttaacagctacataacttagtagtactaatataattatgacaaatgaaattagtagacttatttgtaataggttactatatttggtgtattgcataattatttcattagtttggacatacgacagtggttttattttagttatgttgttgttgacataaacattctgggcaaaatctaacattgtgtttgatattgtaaattcatttaattggattgaacagttgtagttttttataatggtattccttccgctatgatttcttggtttacacaattctggtttagcgttgtttttggaaggttccatgtgattagtatattgggttcaataaagtttatttgaaagttttgaaaagttttggaatatggacatttagtgggaatttgcattaaaattccttttatacaattgtcattggttttcaatctagtttctttaacaaatacttcttcattttttatgtagtacttgtcgtatgtcctATCTgataacatgttatttaattcgtctggatacggaacgattttatagattggtacttttgtaatgtctttgggaatgttggaaattattagaatttcgttggtatcggattttagccatgtggaggtttttatatagattttcgtcctttgcggggcggaagggggtgtggcgaaattttgaaacaaactcgtctcggtccgatatattaggagtgtggataccaaatttggttgctctagcttttgtagtctctgagatctaggcgctaatgttttactctaagcaaagccgcctatgctacgtgtgtgttagagagagacagggcgagaaaaaatgaaattgttttcttgatgctggctataataataatacgatccaattcagattccgcagtcttaaagatatggtcattctctacaattctacgttttggGTTTTCTCATacctttaaaattgtggatgccacagattttcgtcctttgtgggggcggaagtgggcggggcaatgttttgaaatatttttgtagcagtgacatatcaaagaagtctggatccaaaacatcgttgctctagctcttatagtctttgagcactaggcgctgaaggggacggacagacggacggacggacagacagacagggctcaatcgactcggctattgatgctgatcaagaatatatatactttatgggaaacgatttcttctggacgttacacacatccacttttaccacaaatctaatataccccaatactcattttgagtatcgggtataattatccAACTTTGCGATTCCTACGGGACCCTCCAAAATAGAAGGAAGAACCCAGCCACTGGGtttaacaaaaacaaacttATATATAATAAACAAATCGAAaaagacgagggggaacgttgtgagttgctgcggacaccgcaactctacagttatacccgatactaagtcagtatggctctcctccggcagacgccgctaatattaaacgacacgacaaagattgcgtgcgagagagacagaaaatcagtctgagcgtgacgtcgggcgctgcgtaacaactgcaaattgatttgttcctattggctataaaaatgatccaatctgatccagattcaggaatctgatagatatggtcattatctatgattctgcgtcctttgtgtgggcggaagggggttgaggcgaaattttgagatatacgttttatagtgagatcgaacaggagtgcggataccaaatttggttactctagccttaatagtctctgagatttttgaatatccccagattttcgtcctttgcgggggcggaagggggtgtggcgaaattttgaaacaaactcgtctcggtccgatatattaggagtgtggataccaaatttggttgctctagcttttgtagtctctgagatctaggcgctaatgttttactctaagcaaagccgcctatgctacgtgtgtgttagagagagacagggcgagaaaaaatgaaattgttttcttgatgctggctataataataatacgatccaattcagattccgcagtcttaaagatatggtcattctctacaattctacgtttttggttttctcataccTTTAAAAtggtggatgccacagattttcgtccatcaCGCAGCACGCATCAATCGCCATGCGGGATGAAGAGAGGGCGAAACATAGTTGCCATTGACAAAAGACGACGACGAAACGTGACAAAATGGCTCGTCCCCCGGTTTCAGCACAGTGTCGCCCGCCCCAATCCCAATATCGACCCGGTATCTTGATGTTGTGCTGCGTGCCAAATTGCCGCTAAGTATGCAATACTTATTGATGGAAGccaacacatacatatactacATAGCCATATCCCCACTCTATCCCAGCTACCAGCTATGTACCAAGCGGGCAGGCAGCTTCTGGTCTGCGTTTTGTCGACCTGATTGACATCAAATATTTGGCGCGTAATGCGTCCCAAGCCGAAGTCCCTTATTAGAATCTCGTGCTCCCCATGCCTAATCTGCCACACAGAAACCACAGTCGCTCCGCTTTATCTTACGTTTCCAAGGGAATCGTATCTGCTCTCCccacatccgcatccgcatctaCATCCACATCCGCATCTATCCATCCAGTGCTTGGCTTTAAATTGCGCACATGGAGTCGCAGTTCGATGCCGGAAATGATATTTTCCCTCCATTTATATTTCCCCTCCGCCGTGCCCTTCCCACCCCTCCTTCTGCTTATGTTGCGCTTAAGTTGCGCTTTTCGCTATTGCTTTACTTGGAAAAGTTTCGCTCAAGTGGAATGTGCTTTAAGCCCCTCGTTTCTGGTGGCTCAGCTGACTCCCCTCTCCCTCCTCGTGTTGTTTTTACTCCAGCTTGGGAAGAGCAACGAGCTCAAAGGGATTCCCCCCTTTGAGATGGAAACTTTTGCCACTTTGAGAAGTACCTATTTCCATTCAACTTAATAACAGTCCCAACATTTCGACCAGCTTCCGACGAGGCCGCGGAACTGTGACTCAGAATTACGAATTAATTCCATTCCTTATTCCGTTCCATAAGGTCCATTCCTTATTATCAATTAACAGAAATGTCGAAATGATTGAGATTTGTAGCCCCCGGGAAGCGGTGAATGATGTGGACTGATATTTGTGGGAAAGTCACTCACCGAGTTCCATGAGATGTCGATGCGCAGGACGGGACTCAGCATTTGCATGGTGTTCAGAAGCGCAAAGTTCTCGAGGTTCCACACGCAGATGGTTCGGTCGTGGCTGCCCGAGATCAGAACATCGCACGCTCCGGCCACAAGGATCCCGCTCACAGGGCCGCGATGGTGGCTGATACGGTGTTTCTGAAGCAACACCAAAAAGAAGGTTATACCAAGCCGCTGACATTGAATGTAATTTGGTTTTATGGTCTACTAAACGAATACTCTTTAAATATGAATCGGGGGCAGGAGAGGTGGGCTTTCTTTGCGTGACACATGCGCTACCGCCGCATATCCTTTCTGTTCTTGTTCCCTGTCTCTGTTCCGTTCTGCCAGGGCTAAATAGATTCGATAGGTGATGCCGACCAAGAGTAGCCTTTGCAACTACAATTGCATCCTTCGATTCTCTTTACTCTTTTAATTAACTAATCCTCTTGTCCCCTCAGTCACAGGACCTCAGAGAGTTGTGTGTGTGCTCACCAGTTTGCCGCTGGCCAGGTCCGTGATGGCGATTGTGGCATcctcgctgctgctgatgatcaGCGTGCTATTGACCCCGGCTGCCACGCCCGTTATGGGGGCTGTGTGGGCGCTGAAAGGAGACAAGGCGGGGCAGAAAGCGGGGGCAGATGGATAAATTATGCCTGCAGAGATTTACAAATTACCCAGCGGGCAATGGAGGAGGGAGCACTCACTTGATGTGCGCCTGACGGTCGCGCTGCGAGACGTGCCAGACGAGCACGCTGGTGTCCTCGGAGCCGGTGAGGAGAAGCTCCGGCTCGCTGGTCGGAGCCACCAGCAGACACGTGACTGCCGCAGTGTGTCCTAGAGGGGCGTTATCGCAAATGGAGTCGCATGATTACCTCGCCTAATGGCAGGACATTAGGCAACTGAGACTCACCCTTGAAGATGTGTTCCAGCGAGTTGCTCATGATGTGCCACTGCTGCACCTCGCCCGAGCTGGTGGCCAGGATGAGGTGCTGCCTCGAGGGCGCCAGGCAGACGGCTCGGATGACGCCCGTACCCGACACCGTCATGGTGCGGATCTGCGAGGGCAGCGGTGCCGGCAGCCATCCCGTGAGcggcaccagcagcggcaCGGCGTAGCCATCGCACCAGGCCGTCGCCGAGCGCACCGTCATGCTGAGCAGCgagttgtcgtcgtcgtcgtgcTCGCTAATCGGACGCAGCCAGGAGATCAGCTGGGAGGCCAGCTGCATGGGGTCGCGCGTGAGCACGTCGCTGGACTTGCGGATCGTGTAGTAGATCAGCTCGATGTCCCTGTCGAGGATATAGCAGCGGACGTGCTCGATCAGGCAGCGCAGATAGCTGATCGACACCGTTTGTACCTGGCGGGGTGGGGAAATAGCGAATCAATTAGTTTATTCCACGAGACCTTACATACTGAAATACTATATAATATTAATGGGAGCAGCAGGGTTATATATTCCATCTATGTATCTGAATATCAGCTCGATTCTGGCATTGATTTTGCGTTAATTTAAATTGAGTTTAACAAAGAAGACCCTGGCCATATGTAGAGCCAAGGAGCGTGGCAAAGATGCAGAAATTCGATTAAATCTCGTCTCTTGAAGGACTGCAACTAATTAAAGTTTGTGCGGCTCTTATCGAGTCTCCGTTCTGTTCTTGAACTGAATGCAACTGACAACAAACAAAAGagttaatttaattaaatgtcCAAGTTGCTTGACGCTCGTTATTTTGTTCTCTGGCTTTTCGTTCCCTCTTTACCCTCTTTACGTCCGGCCATAGAAAGGATACAAAGGACTTGGCACAGAAGTAGAATTGTATGATTATACGGACTTGCTGTGGATGGGATTCTGTCATCGGTTCTCATTATTTATGGGAAAATTGGTTCATTTTATTATTCGTGAGAAATCATCATGAGATGCATATTGCAGGGACTTTAAGCAACACAAAAAACAACGTTAATTCGAttggctcacacacacacgcacacataatCACACGCACAGAGTCGCGTAATTTGATGCAATGCCTCGcagatccgaatgagtttgtCGGACTGAATAAATGAGTggctgcataaatgaataagcCGAAATGAAATGACAAAGGAAGACAAACAAAAACGGAGGGCAAACTTTCCCCGCTGTGGCCTCCGCCGCACAGGAAATGGGGGCAAGCAAACGGCGAAGAGCGGAGTCAGCTGGACGGGACTTAGTTGGATTATACATTCTCGGAATGGGCCCAATGGGCGCCTGAAACTAGCTGTCGGAGCAGacaaatttaataaattatcCGCTTCAGAGTGGTTATCCCTGTTGGCCCCAAACAGAGTACCATTTCAGCTGAGCCGAATACAGAGCAGGCCACTTAAAGCCACTCCAGCACTAATTGAGAAATAGTAGCTCGAAAGTTACTCGAAAGGACCATTTTACAGAACTATGGGTACACTCGTATGTATGAATGATGAATATCTGTCCAAATGATGCTCCTACGTTGTTGTTATTTGCATTGCTCTCCGTCACTCTGTCCAGTTTTCAAATCGAATTTGATTGCCACAATAGGCAGGCAATTATGTGGAGCAGCTCCCAGCAAAACAAAGAGTTGATTGCATTTCCAATCGGTTTCCCCAGAAACTAATTGGGGAAATGGGGAATTGGGAGGGACGGAGACTGTGCCACGAGCTTGCCGCCGCCAGCAGGAAATCAAAGTTGCAGACTGCGATTTGCTTGAAGCGTGTCGTGTCGTCGGAGCGCATCAGGTGGTGCCAGCTCTCCTCCACGTGCCGCATGCTGTTGCTGACGTCGGCGGCGATGGGGTTGTAGAAGGTGGAGGTGTCGTCGTTGTGGTGGGTGGAGGAGGACTTGCGGCCAGCGGAAACGTTGTCCTTCTCGCGCTCCCTGTCCTTGTGCGGCAGATCGCCGACTGTCCTGAGCGTGTCCTTGAGGCTGATCACGGACTTGTTCTCGCTCTGGGTGGACTCGTTCTCCAGCGTGCTCTCGTCCTCGTCCTGCGGGAAGAACAGGTTGGCCAGCTCCATGTGCAGGTTGCGCGTGCTCTGCCCGTCCATGTACCGTCGCTTGGCCACCACGGCGCAGTAGTTGTGGCGCCACTGGATGAGCACCTTGCCGGACATGATCTTGTCGTGCAGCAGCAGGAGTTTGTCTGCAAGAAGGGAAACCCGAGCAGAGATAGACATTGGACGGGATGCCATTGGCCATTGAGCCCCCACATCGATGATGACTACTCACCCATTTCCCTGTGGATCTTCTTGAAGGTGGCGAAGCTGAAGTGTCCGCTTCTGGTGTCGATCAGGGACTCGGGATCGTCGGTGGGCATGAGCAGCTCCACGAGCTCCGTCTCGCTCAGCCCGTATTCGGAGCAGGTGATGTAGGCGGCCAGGCTGCCCACCGCCTGCCTGCCGTAGTGGCGCTCCAGGCCGTCGAACTGCTGCTCCACGTACAGGACGAAGCTGACGTCCGAGACGCACTGCGGAGGCCGCCGCAGCTCCGTGGCGTACTCGCCCAGGTTGAGGTCGAACTGGTACTCCGCCGACTTGAAGCGGTCCCGCTGCATGGGCGTGAACTTGAGCTGCTCGACGGGGGTGGTGGAGCTGCAGATGATCTGCACGTTCCAAGGCAGCGAGGTGGGCAGCCAGGAGAGGGCGGTCACGATGTCGCAGTCCAGGGGGTTCAGCAGGTGCAGGTCGTCGATGAACAGGAACAGGACGTCGTTGCTCATGTC harbors:
- the LOC117194036 gene encoding uncharacterized protein LOC117194036, whose translation is MASFRNGSRHAPYFICGSDGSGKSALISTLYGQVAGWFVSTKVHRVIRFAKATPRSAYNLELLRVICQQISIIFNIPEGYLPKDASFDPLYISTWFQNLLRRVEDMSNDVLFLFIDDLHLLNPLDCDIVTALSWLPTSLPWNVQIICSSTTPVEQLKFTPMQRDRFKSAEYQFDLNLGEYATELRRPPQCVSDVSFVLYVEQQFDGLERHYGRQAVGSLAAYITCSEYGLSETELVELLMPTDDPESLIDTRSGHFSFATFKKIHREMDKLLLLHDKIMSGKVLIQWRHNYCAVVAKRRYMDGQSTRNLHMELANLFFPQDEDESTLENESTQSENKSVISLKDTLRTVGDLPHKDREREKDNVSAGRKSSSTHHNDDTSTFYNPIAADVSNSMRHVEESWHHLMRSDDTTRFKQIAVCNFDFLLAAVQTVSISYLRCLIEHVRCYILDRDIELIYYTIRKSSDVLTRDPMQLASQLISWLRPISEHDDDDNSLLSMTVRSATAWCDGYAVPLLVPLTGWLPAPLPSQIRTMTVSGTGVIRAVCLAPSRQHLILATSSGEVQQWHIMSNSLEHIFKGHTAAVTCLLVAPTSEPELLLTGSEDTSVLVWHVSQRDRQAHINAHTAPITGVAAGVNSTLIISSSEDATIAITDLASGKLKHRISHHRGPVSGILVAGACDVLISGSHDRTICVWNLENFALLNTMQMLSPVLRIDISWNSVSDFPTNISPHHSPLPGGYKSQSFRHFC